A genome region from Nocardia sp. NBC_00565 includes the following:
- a CDS encoding LysE family translocator, with the protein MSIEFLLTTLVIVATPGTGVLFTLAAGLSRGTRASVIAAFGCTLGIIPHMVAAVTGLAALLNASAVAFQTLKYLGVAYLLYMAWNTFRDKGALAVPEQESGQRGAPSARQVITSAVLLNILNPKLTIFFFAFLPQFVPTLSSDPQAIASEDGAPNVLARMLELSGIFMVATFLVFAIYGACAAAVRDQVISRPVVVTWMRRVFGASFIALAGRLAVQNQ; encoded by the coding sequence ATGAGCATCGAGTTCTTGCTGACCACGCTCGTCATCGTCGCCACACCCGGGACCGGCGTGCTGTTCACGCTGGCGGCCGGACTGTCCAGGGGGACCAGGGCCAGTGTGATCGCGGCCTTCGGCTGCACGCTCGGCATCATTCCGCATATGGTCGCGGCGGTGACCGGACTGGCCGCGCTGCTCAACGCGAGTGCCGTCGCGTTCCAGACGTTGAAGTACCTCGGTGTCGCCTATCTGCTGTACATGGCGTGGAATACCTTCCGGGACAAGGGCGCACTCGCCGTGCCGGAGCAGGAGTCCGGACAGCGCGGTGCGCCCTCGGCGCGGCAGGTGATCACCTCGGCGGTGCTGCTCAATATCCTCAACCCGAAGCTGACGATCTTCTTCTTCGCGTTCCTGCCGCAGTTCGTGCCGACCCTTTCGAGCGACCCGCAAGCGATCGCAAGCGAAGATGGCGCACCGAATGTGCTGGCGCGCATGCTCGAACTGAGCGGGATCTTCATGGTCGCCACGTTCCTGGTGTTCGCGATCTACGGTGCGTGTGCGGCCGCCGTACGCGACCAGGTGATCTCGCGACCCGTCGTGGTCACCTGGATGCGCCGGGTCTTCGGTGCGTCGTTCATCGCCCTGGCCGGCCGCCTGGCCGTGCAGAATCAGTGA
- a CDS encoding protein kinase domain-containing protein: MRSGKAKPESTPAESDTQRHAPIEIVDELEAMGLSSAVEIGRGGFGVVYRCVQYALNRVVAVKVLSSEIDAQSRERFLREEQAMGRLSGHPNIVDILQVDVTPTGQPFIVMPYCTRGSLEQLIREQGPLTWADSLRAGVKLAGAIESAHRAQILHRDVKPANVLLSAYGEPQLTDFGIARIPGGFRTSSSLITGSPAFTAPEVLRGDEPTVRSDIYGLGSTLFALLTGHAAFERQSGEKVVAQFLRITTQPVPEIHGHDIPDDVADAIQHAMATDPSKRPASAFDFGELLRTVQREHDQMPDEMALLDTSVVPDEVDHANPVETTTTRPAVTARRSWPLTLRPAVSQHPANSSSAATLPPTAATKFRPPTPARDPVPRPRLLDILRAGGRRRLAVIHAPAGFGKSTVAAQWRTELTDAGVAVAWLGVDQDDDNEIWFLAHLIQAIRRVRPDIGEGLDQVLEERPADAVAYVISTLIDEIHASGFTVVVIVDDWHRVSDAGVHRAMDVLLDNGCHHLRFVVTSRKQSGLPTSRMRVHDELVEISSSALRLTAAETKDILLRRNGFALTDDQVEAIHSATDGWPAAVQLVSLSLRGNIDPDRLIENLAEGSHGIREYLAENVFDTLEPRMLDFLTAISVTERVSGSLASALSEDPEGEQLLEQAEQRELFVRRIAHDPEWFRMQPLFAEHLRARLERSDPAKLKALHRKAARWYAEHQLLRKSVDHALAATDLKMALDLLESGGMDLIDKSRLATLLGTVSKLPVQQVASRSKLLMAVARANVNLQQSSAARTALGRLSNVLARGSSTDADVVRQRCQAAVLAASDQIARDHTEGVLDRVADCLEKPDELPAWTVSTAANLTSFVRLCEFDFVGAREIQDWAAPYHARSKDPLGAVFGLCGQGAAAYEQLDIATATQCFQQAWETAREKAGPRSHAVRVAAALLGELNYRRGDLDTADRLLDDSHQLVTHVGPVDFLISTFVIGARVKAALGDLYTATARLDEGDRIAIDNKLIRLAAHIRAERLRLGLLTDSAARRAADTATGYESDISGTIHQAHRMTGSAALAAEAEEIAAIRALLAEHQLRADDRAVRRARALHGRMIEQHRPRAELDTALLLAECLAASGWVGEATALLLPAAATCAEHGWTMPLLDAGPGVLAILRVLRTETHSTPGQPTDTPLPALFLDELLG, from the coding sequence ATGCGTTCAGGCAAGGCAAAACCCGAATCGACTCCGGCCGAATCGGACACGCAGCGACATGCGCCCATCGAGATCGTCGATGAGTTGGAAGCGATGGGCCTGTCGAGTGCGGTCGAGATCGGCCGAGGCGGGTTCGGGGTGGTGTATCGCTGTGTCCAATACGCGCTGAACCGGGTGGTCGCGGTCAAGGTGCTCTCCTCGGAGATCGATGCCCAGAGCCGCGAGCGGTTTCTGCGCGAGGAGCAGGCGATGGGCCGCCTGTCCGGCCATCCGAATATCGTCGACATCCTGCAGGTCGATGTCACCCCGACCGGTCAGCCGTTCATCGTGATGCCCTACTGCACCCGCGGTTCGCTCGAACAGCTCATTCGTGAACAGGGCCCGCTCACCTGGGCGGATTCACTGCGTGCCGGGGTGAAGCTGGCGGGCGCGATCGAGAGCGCGCACCGCGCCCAGATCCTGCACCGGGACGTCAAACCGGCGAATGTCCTGCTCAGCGCCTACGGCGAACCGCAGCTGACCGATTTCGGGATCGCCAGGATTCCAGGCGGTTTCCGCACCTCCAGCAGTCTGATCACCGGCTCGCCCGCCTTCACCGCACCCGAGGTGCTCCGGGGCGACGAGCCGACCGTGCGCTCCGATATCTACGGCCTCGGCTCGACGCTGTTCGCGTTGCTGACCGGACATGCCGCCTTCGAACGGCAGTCGGGGGAGAAAGTCGTCGCGCAGTTTCTGCGGATCACCACCCAACCGGTGCCCGAAATACACGGGCACGACATCCCCGACGATGTCGCCGACGCCATCCAACACGCGATGGCCACCGACCCGAGCAAGCGTCCCGCCTCGGCGTTCGACTTCGGCGAGCTGCTGCGCACGGTACAGCGTGAGCACGATCAGATGCCCGATGAGATGGCGCTACTGGACACCTCGGTGGTGCCGGACGAGGTGGACCACGCGAATCCGGTCGAAACGACCACGACCCGGCCCGCGGTGACCGCGCGCCGCAGTTGGCCGCTGACCTTGCGCCCCGCGGTGTCACAGCATCCGGCCAATTCGAGTTCGGCGGCGACGCTGCCGCCGACGGCCGCGACCAAATTCCGGCCGCCCACCCCGGCCCGCGATCCGGTGCCGCGCCCTCGGCTGCTGGACATCCTGCGCGCCGGTGGCCGGCGTCGGCTCGCGGTGATCCACGCGCCGGCCGGATTCGGCAAGAGCACGGTGGCCGCCCAATGGCGCACCGAGCTGACCGACGCCGGTGTTGCCGTCGCCTGGCTCGGCGTCGATCAGGACGACGATAACGAGATCTGGTTCCTGGCCCACCTCATCCAGGCGATCCGGCGGGTTCGCCCGGATATCGGCGAGGGGCTGGACCAGGTGCTCGAGGAACGGCCCGCCGACGCGGTCGCCTACGTCATCTCGACGCTGATCGATGAGATCCACGCCAGCGGCTTCACCGTCGTGGTGATCGTGGACGATTGGCACCGGGTCAGCGATGCCGGTGTGCATCGGGCGATGGATGTGTTGCTGGACAACGGATGTCACCATCTGCGCTTCGTGGTGACCAGCCGGAAACAGTCGGGCCTGCCGACCAGTCGGATGCGGGTGCACGACGAACTGGTCGAGATCAGCTCCTCGGCGCTGCGCCTGACGGCGGCCGAGACCAAGGACATTCTGCTGCGGCGCAACGGTTTCGCGCTCACCGACGACCAGGTCGAGGCCATCCATTCGGCCACCGACGGCTGGCCGGCGGCCGTCCAGCTGGTGAGTTTGTCATTGCGCGGCAATATCGATCCGGATCGGTTGATCGAGAATCTCGCCGAGGGTAGCCACGGCATCCGCGAGTATCTCGCCGAAAACGTGTTCGACACACTCGAACCCAGGATGCTCGACTTCCTCACCGCGATCTCGGTCACCGAGCGGGTTTCCGGTTCGCTGGCCTCGGCGCTCTCGGAGGATCCGGAGGGGGAACAGCTGCTGGAGCAGGCCGAACAGCGCGAGTTGTTCGTACGGCGCATCGCCCACGATCCCGAGTGGTTCCGGATGCAGCCGCTGTTCGCCGAACATCTGCGGGCGCGGTTGGAGCGATCCGATCCGGCCAAACTGAAGGCATTGCACCGCAAGGCAGCTCGCTGGTACGCCGAGCATCAGCTGCTGCGCAAGTCGGTCGACCACGCACTGGCGGCGACGGACCTGAAGATGGCGCTGGACCTGCTCGAGAGCGGGGGTATGGACCTCATCGACAAGTCCCGCCTGGCCACCCTGCTCGGGACGGTATCGAAACTGCCTGTGCAACAGGTGGCTTCGCGGTCCAAGCTGCTGATGGCGGTCGCCAGGGCGAATGTGAATCTGCAGCAGTCCAGCGCGGCGCGCACGGCTCTCGGCCGATTGTCGAATGTACTGGCGCGCGGTTCGTCGACCGACGCCGATGTGGTCCGCCAGCGCTGTCAGGCCGCGGTGCTCGCGGCCTCGGATCAGATCGCCCGCGATCACACCGAGGGCGTGCTGGACCGCGTGGCGGATTGTCTGGAGAAGCCGGATGAACTGCCCGCCTGGACGGTATCGACCGCGGCGAATCTCACCTCGTTCGTGCGACTGTGCGAATTCGATTTCGTCGGCGCGCGCGAGATCCAGGACTGGGCGGCGCCGTATCACGCCAGGTCCAAGGATCCGCTCGGCGCGGTGTTCGGGCTGTGCGGACAGGGCGCGGCGGCCTATGAACAGCTCGATATCGCCACTGCCACACAGTGTTTCCAGCAGGCATGGGAGACCGCGCGGGAGAAGGCCGGACCGCGCTCGCACGCGGTGCGGGTGGCTGCCGCGCTGCTCGGGGAATTGAACTATCGGCGAGGCGATCTGGACACCGCCGATCGGTTGCTCGATGACAGCCACCAGCTCGTCACCCACGTCGGGCCGGTCGACTTCCTGATCTCGACCTTCGTGATCGGCGCACGGGTCAAGGCCGCGCTCGGCGATCTCTACACCGCCACCGCCCGGCTCGACGAGGGCGACCGAATCGCGATCGATAACAAGCTGATTCGGCTCGCCGCGCACATCCGGGCCGAGCGGTTGCGGCTCGGCCTGCTGACCGATTCCGCCGCCCGGCGGGCCGCCGACACCGCGACCGGCTACGAGTCGGATATCTCCGGAACCATCCACCAGGCGCATCGGATGACGGGCTCGGCGGCGTTGGCCGCCGAGGCGGAGGAGATCGCCGCGATCCGCGCCCTGCTGGCCGAACACCAGCTGCGCGCCGATGACCGAGCGGTGCGCCGAGCCAGAGCGCTGCACGGCCGAATGATCGAACAGCACCGCCCCCGCGCGGAACTGGACACCGCACTGCTGCTGGCCGAATGCCTGGCCGCCTCCGGCTGGGTGGGCGAAGCCACCGCCCTCCTCCTACCCGCCGCCGCCACCTGCGCCGAACACGGCTGGACCATGCCACTACTGGACGCAGGCCCCGGCGTACTGGCCATCCTCCGCGTCCTGCGCACCGAAACCCACTCAACACCAGGCCAACCCACCGACACCCCCCTCCCCGCCCTCTTCCTCGACGAGCTCCTGGGCTGA
- a CDS encoding SgcJ/EcaC family oxidoreductase produces MNTTEAKEIHGVLAELIEAWGRGDADAYGAVFTEDATYTSFLGTLYRGRADIVTSHRALFGGVLKGTRLADDIVDLRFYGPDTAVVNSHGDTYKGKSKRADQLTKTQTYTLVRREGHWLIAAFQNTKRNRLMERITYLSAPEARPAAER; encoded by the coding sequence ATGAACACCACCGAGGCCAAGGAAATCCACGGTGTGCTCGCGGAACTGATCGAGGCATGGGGCCGCGGCGATGCCGACGCCTACGGCGCGGTATTCACCGAAGATGCCACCTACACAAGCTTTCTCGGCACGCTCTACCGCGGCCGCGCCGACATCGTCACCTCGCACCGGGCCCTGTTCGGCGGCGTACTGAAGGGCACCCGGCTGGCCGACGATATCGTCGACCTCCGCTTCTACGGTCCGGACACCGCTGTGGTCAACAGCCACGGCGACACCTACAAGGGCAAGTCCAAGCGCGCCGACCAACTCACGAAAACCCAGACCTACACCCTGGTCCGCCGCGAGGGCCACTGGCTGATCGCCGCCTTTCAGAACACCAAGCGCAACCGGCTCATGGAGCGCATCACCTACCTGTCCGCTCCTGAAGCCCGCCCCGCCGCCGAGCGCTGA
- a CDS encoding MarR family winged helix-turn-helix transcriptional regulator: MSTPSTRPDASEIYRRYLSAVMLHGQAGARAVDLGATDLYALNILELNGAMTPGELGTRSGLTTGPTTRLIDRLEDAGYVRRVPVPGDRRKVIVELIGKPADLDEILAPARRRIGEIIAGYSPEQREVLFDYFTRATDAYHEAAEDLRSS; this comes from the coding sequence GTGTCAACACCGTCGACGCGCCCGGACGCGAGCGAGATCTATCGCCGTTATCTGAGCGCGGTGATGCTGCACGGACAGGCCGGGGCCCGAGCCGTCGATCTGGGCGCGACGGACCTCTACGCGCTGAACATCCTGGAGCTCAACGGGGCCATGACCCCCGGCGAACTGGGCACCCGCAGCGGACTGACCACCGGCCCCACCACCCGACTCATCGACCGCCTCGAAGACGCGGGCTACGTACGCCGCGTGCCGGTCCCCGGCGACCGTCGCAAGGTCATCGTCGAATTGATCGGCAAGCCAGCCGATCTCGACGAAATCCTGGCCCCCGCCCGCCGCCGCATCGGCGAAATCATCGCCGGCTATTCACCCGAGCAACGCGAAGTCCTCTTCGACTACTTCACCCGCGCCACCGACGCGTACCACGAGGCCGCCGAGGACCTGCGCTCCAGCTGA
- a CDS encoding esterase-like activity of phytase family protein has translation MVRRRRTLLVATLAVACAVAPVAQAAPEPSAAAPVRLLGAQIIPHDLDFLGTTVGGLSGIDFQPRTGEYVLISDDRSERNPARFYTARFGVDENGMGPVAFTGTSPLRTADGARYDPKSLDPEEIRVDPWTGDYYWTQEGERTDTVRTDPAVRVTHPDGTFAAELPIPENEKMRPATGPRQNLALEGATFAAGGALFVTSVEGPLLPDGPVATVKSGATSRITVQARFGPLLAQYAYPMEPVFAESRPDPGQGMNGIASILAADPLDPTKFLVLERSFVLGVGNKIRIYEIDTNGATNILDAPLGNARPVAKRLLVDLADIGLDPVDNIEGMTWGPRLPSGERTLVLVSDNNFADQQLTQLVALAVR, from the coding sequence GTGGTTAGACGTAGACGAACCCTGCTCGTCGCGACCCTCGCCGTCGCGTGCGCCGTCGCCCCGGTCGCGCAGGCGGCACCCGAGCCGAGCGCGGCCGCGCCGGTGCGCCTGCTCGGCGCGCAGATCATTCCGCACGATCTGGATTTTCTCGGCACCACTGTCGGCGGCCTGTCGGGCATCGACTTTCAGCCCCGGACCGGCGAATACGTCCTGATCAGCGACGACCGCTCGGAGAGGAACCCGGCGCGCTTCTATACCGCCCGCTTCGGTGTCGATGAAAACGGTATGGGCCCAGTGGCTTTCACCGGAACCAGTCCGCTGCGCACCGCGGACGGTGCCCGCTACGACCCGAAATCGCTCGACCCCGAGGAGATTCGGGTCGACCCGTGGACCGGTGACTACTACTGGACCCAGGAGGGTGAGCGCACCGACACCGTGCGCACCGACCCCGCTGTTCGGGTCACCCATCCAGACGGCACCTTCGCGGCCGAACTGCCGATCCCGGAGAACGAGAAGATGCGGCCGGCGACTGGTCCGCGCCAGAATCTCGCGCTGGAGGGCGCGACGTTCGCGGCGGGTGGCGCGTTATTCGTGACCTCCGTCGAGGGCCCGCTGCTGCCGGACGGTCCCGTCGCTACCGTGAAAAGCGGTGCCACCTCCCGCATTACGGTTCAAGCGCGGTTCGGTCCGCTGCTGGCTCAGTATGCGTACCCGATGGAGCCGGTATTCGCTGAGTCGCGGCCCGATCCTGGTCAGGGCATGAACGGCATCGCCTCGATCTTGGCGGCCGACCCACTCGATCCCACGAAATTCCTTGTCCTGGAACGATCTTTCGTGCTCGGCGTCGGCAATAAGATCCGGATCTACGAGATCGACACCAATGGCGCGACCAACATTCTGGACGCCCCGCTCGGCAATGCCCGACCGGTCGCCAAGCGCCTGCTGGTCGATCTCGCCGATATCGGACTGGATCCCGTCGACAACATCGAGGGGATGACCTGGGGGCCGCGTCTGCCCTCGGGCGAGCGGACCCTCGTGCTGGTCAGTGACAACAACTTCGCGGACCAGCAGCTCACCCAGCTCGTCGCACTGGCTGTCCGATAG